In Salirhabdus salicampi, a genomic segment contains:
- a CDS encoding CDP-glycerol glycerophosphotransferase family protein — protein MRNFFRTIRGLQKPETKNKKKLKQTLTVTQKGENINIEGKLNKDQSYIVKQLILKPREGGDFITFIPDVVGHEFRFQLSFNEISHLSDEHIYDLYILVNVPSERLSKKKIKQLEGKAAKIERSDGNFDLEYPMRLGKFEHTICHSLEPITINNNRYFFYITKKGNISFSVNRSIVPNVRVDLQTFTAEKRRMLLSGRLFIERDKLQQVHLLLKGRNTNHIIKRTFTVDPIKEEEQLFHGFVPYQFQYELDFERIFKVHSINQDIYDLFLEVDTKHDLEPTLVRVAGTNHTKSFADKSNSVVYGDNVFVIMPYLTIKKQNLSFEVTRFDKGAYSYLKRLLPWVWLLRPLMRHKNIWIVGEWPYKAQDTGYHFYKYMRENHPKRNVYYVIERESPERKNLLPYGNILHFNSKKHIWNLLMARKVICSHHHHLMYPIRTGEFHKKVKGDKVFLQHGVMGTKNMAGVYGKGALGFEADLFFVSSEFEKDMIVEDFGYERDQVKVTGLSRFDQLFEKDVDVKRQLLIIPTWRDWLLYDSTFLESEYFQRYKRLINHPYLYELSQTYNFEIVFCLHPNMRKYVSYFKDFPIKVIHQGEVDVQHLLKESSMMITDYSSVGFDFSFLHRPVVYYQFDREKFLGEKPSHLDLDQDLPGDIVFDEQDVLECVENAAKQNFQMKNEYKKRAEKFLKYRDQKSSERIFHEIQSMRKRPSFVKTVLKSKYYDAFYKRFRKSKYYKPVMHTVFNVLKTITPVDSKLIVFESNIGKHYGDSPKYIYEEMVKRNLDYKIVWVCNKKVRFHDPNTKRIKRLSPSYFYYLARAKYWVNNQNFPTYLKRRRGTTYLQTWHGTPLKKMLFDMKNVKGRSEGYIERVYNATKTWDYLISPSPYASSAFKSAFKYEGHILELGYPRNDIFYLDDEKQQDIADKVKQTLNIPKDKKVILYAPTFRDHETTGANKFTFQLQLDLDAMQERLGDEYVLLLRMHIAISQKLRIPAEHQQFVKNVSNYPDIQELFLLSDILITDYSSVMFDFANSMRPILFFTYDFEMYRDDIRGFYMDFEQEAPGPLLKTTEELIHSITNIEDVAKQYEQKYKAFHETYCLLEDGKASERVVDQVLEEK, from the coding sequence ATGCGTAACTTTTTTCGCACTATAAGAGGATTACAAAAGCCTGAGACGAAGAATAAAAAGAAGTTGAAACAAACATTGACTGTCACCCAAAAAGGGGAAAATATAAATATCGAAGGAAAGCTAAATAAAGATCAATCTTATATCGTAAAACAGCTTATCTTAAAGCCGAGGGAAGGTGGAGACTTCATCACCTTTATTCCAGACGTGGTAGGGCATGAATTCCGTTTCCAACTTAGTTTCAATGAAATCAGCCACCTTTCCGACGAGCACATCTATGACCTATATATCCTAGTTAACGTTCCGAGTGAAAGACTGTCTAAAAAGAAAATAAAACAGCTTGAAGGAAAAGCGGCTAAAATCGAGAGAAGTGATGGGAATTTCGACTTAGAGTATCCAATGCGATTAGGGAAATTTGAGCATACAATTTGTCATTCCCTTGAACCTATAACCATCAATAACAATCGTTATTTCTTTTACATTACGAAAAAGGGAAATATCTCCTTTTCGGTTAATCGTAGCATTGTTCCAAATGTTCGAGTTGATCTTCAAACGTTTACAGCAGAAAAAAGAAGGATGTTATTATCAGGACGTTTATTTATCGAACGAGATAAGTTGCAACAAGTACATTTACTATTGAAAGGTAGAAATACGAATCATATCATTAAACGAACATTTACAGTGGATCCCATTAAGGAAGAAGAGCAGTTATTCCATGGGTTTGTTCCATATCAATTTCAATACGAACTCGATTTTGAACGAATTTTTAAAGTCCATTCTATCAATCAAGATATATATGATCTGTTTTTAGAAGTAGATACGAAACATGACCTTGAACCTACACTCGTGAGAGTTGCAGGGACAAATCATACTAAGTCGTTTGCAGATAAATCGAATTCAGTTGTGTACGGAGACAATGTGTTTGTCATCATGCCTTATTTAACCATTAAAAAACAAAACCTCTCCTTTGAGGTTACTCGTTTTGATAAAGGGGCCTACTCCTATTTAAAGAGATTACTTCCTTGGGTGTGGTTACTCCGTCCGCTTATGCGACATAAAAATATTTGGATAGTTGGTGAGTGGCCGTATAAAGCGCAGGATACAGGCTATCATTTCTATAAATATATGCGGGAGAATCATCCGAAGCGTAATGTATACTATGTCATTGAACGGGAATCCCCAGAACGAAAGAACTTGTTGCCTTATGGTAATATTCTTCATTTCAATTCAAAAAAGCATATATGGAACTTACTCATGGCGAGAAAAGTTATATGTTCACACCATCACCACCTTATGTACCCGATCCGGACCGGAGAATTTCACAAAAAGGTAAAAGGTGATAAGGTGTTTCTCCAGCACGGAGTCATGGGTACGAAAAATATGGCAGGTGTATACGGAAAAGGAGCCCTCGGCTTTGAAGCGGACTTATTTTTCGTCAGCTCGGAATTTGAAAAAGATATGATTGTAGAAGATTTCGGATATGAACGAGATCAGGTGAAAGTGACAGGACTTTCCCGATTCGATCAATTGTTTGAAAAAGATGTCGATGTAAAACGCCAGTTGTTAATTATTCCGACATGGAGGGACTGGCTATTATATGATTCCACTTTTCTGGAAAGTGAATATTTTCAACGCTATAAACGTTTAATCAATCATCCTTATTTGTACGAACTTTCGCAAACCTATAACTTTGAAATCGTATTTTGTTTACATCCAAATATGCGAAAATACGTCTCCTACTTTAAAGATTTCCCTATTAAAGTGATTCATCAAGGTGAGGTAGATGTCCAGCACTTGTTAAAGGAAAGTTCAATGATGATTACCGACTATTCAAGTGTAGGCTTTGACTTTAGTTTCTTACATCGTCCAGTCGTGTACTACCAATTTGATCGTGAGAAGTTTTTAGGGGAGAAACCTTCACACCTGGACTTAGATCAAGATTTGCCAGGAGATATCGTGTTTGATGAACAAGACGTGTTGGAGTGTGTTGAAAACGCAGCTAAACAAAACTTTCAAATGAAGAACGAATATAAAAAACGAGCCGAGAAATTTCTTAAGTATCGGGATCAAAAATCGTCTGAACGAATTTTCCATGAAATTCAGTCAATGCGAAAAAGGCCTTCATTTGTTAAAACAGTACTTAAGAGTAAGTACTATGACGCTTTTTACAAACGGTTCCGAAAAAGCAAGTATTATAAACCGGTCATGCACACCGTTTTTAATGTGTTAAAAACGATAACACCAGTTGATTCAAAACTCATTGTGTTTGAAAGTAATATCGGAAAACATTATGGTGACAGTCCAAAATATATTTATGAAGAAATGGTGAAGCGTAACTTAGATTATAAAATCGTATGGGTGTGTAATAAGAAAGTTCGTTTTCATGATCCAAACACGAAGCGTATTAAACGTCTGAGTCCGTCCTATTTTTATTATTTAGCACGGGCGAAGTATTGGGTTAACAATCAAAACTTCCCAACATATTTAAAAAGAAGGCGCGGGACAACCTATCTACAAACATGGCACGGTACCCCGCTAAAGAAAATGTTGTTTGATATGAAAAATGTTAAAGGGCGTAGTGAAGGGTATATCGAACGGGTATATAATGCAACGAAAACATGGGATTATTTAATATCCCCAAGCCCATATGCCTCTTCTGCTTTCAAAAGTGCGTTTAAATATGAAGGACATATATTAGAACTTGGTTACCCGCGTAATGACATATTCTATTTGGACGATGAGAAACAACAGGATATTGCCGATAAAGTGAAACAGACATTAAATATCCCGAAGGATAAAAAGGTTATTTTATATGCACCTACTTTCCGCGATCATGAAACGACAGGTGCGAATAAATTTACATTCCAATTGCAGCTCGATTTAGATGCAATGCAGGAAAGGCTTGGGGACGAATACGTCTTATTACTGCGCATGCATATAGCAATTAGTCAAAAGTTACGAATTCCAGCAGAGCACCAACAGTTCGTCAAGAACGTCTCGAATTATCCCGATATTCAGGAGTTGTTTTTACTTTCGGATATCCTGATTACGGATTATTCATCGGTAATGTTTGATTTTGCCAATTCGATGCGTCCAATCTTGTTCTTTACGTATGATTTTGAGATGTATCGTGATGACATTCGTGGTTTTTATATGGATTTTGAACAGGAAGCGCCTGGGCCGTTATTGAAGACAACAGAAGAGTTGATTCATTCGATCACAAATATCGAAGACGTAGCCAA